Genomic segment of Rhodocaloribacter litoris:
CCTATCTCTACCTCTTCGAGCGGGCGATCCCGTGGCCAGAGCACCCGGAATACGGGGCATTCCACAGCGCCGAACTGCCCTACGTGTTCGACAACCTCCGGCTGCTCGGTCGTCCCTGGGAGCCGCTGGACCGGCACCTGGCCGGGTTGATGTCGTCCTACTGGGCCCGTTTCGCCGCCACCGGCGACCCCGCCGCCCCGGTGCGCGGCGCCGAGGATCTGCCGGCCTGGCCGGCTTACGACCCGTCCGCGGGGGTCCTCATGGTGTTTGGCGAGGCCACCGGCCCCCGTGTGCTGCCCGGGGAGGCCGCCCGGCGGTTTTTTGGGTTGCAATAACGGAAACGGACCCCGCCTCACCCGTGCCACCAGCCCCGGTCGAGTGAGCGGTACTGGATGGCTTCCGAGAGGTGTTCCGGGCCGATGTCCTCGGCCCCGGCCAGGTCGGCGATCGTACGGGCCACCTTCAGGATGCGGTCGTAGGCCCGGGCGCTGAGTCCCAGCCGCTCGATGGCCAGCCGGAGGAGTTGCTGCCCTTCTTTTTTTGTTTTGCAATAACGGCGCACCAGCCGTGAACCCATCTGCGCGTTACAGTACACCCCCGGCTCCCCGGCAAAACGCGCCGCCTGCCGCTCCCGCGCCGCCACCACACGCGCCCGCACCGCCGCCGACGGCTCCCCCTCCCCCCGCCGGCTCAGCTCCTCGAACGGCACCGGCGTCACTTCGATGTGCAGGTCGATCCGGTCCATCAGCGGCCCCGAAATCTTCGCCAGGTAGCGCTGTACCTGCGGTGGCGCGCACACGCAGGCCCGGTGCGGGTCGTTCAGATGCCCGCACGGGCAGGGGTTCATGCTCGCCACCAGCATGAACCGCGCCGGGTACTCGACCGAAAGCTGCGCCCGGCTGATGGTGATACACCCATCTTCCAGCGGCTGCCTCAACACCTCCAGCACCTGCCGCTTGAACTCCGGCAACTCGTCCAGGAAAAGCACGCCGTTGTGTGCCAGCGAGATCTCGCCGGGACGCGGATGCGCCCCGCCTCCACAGAGTCCCGCGTCCGAGATCGTGTGGTGCGGCGCCCGGAACGGCCGCGTGGCGATCAACCCGTGTCCGCCCCGCAGCTTTCCCCCGACCGAGTGGATCTTCGTCGTCTCCAGGGCCTCGTCCGGCGAGAGCGGCGGCAGGATCGTCGGCAGGCGGCGGGCCAGCATCGTCTTACCGGCCCCCGGCGGGCCGATCATGATGACGTTGTGCCCGCCGGCGGCCGCCACCTCCAGCGCCCGCTTGACGTTCTCCTGCCCCCGCACGTCGGCAAAGTCCACCGTCTCGCGCCGCGCCTCCTCGAAGAGCCGCCGGAGATCGCGCCGGAAGGGTTTCGGCGCCGTGTCGTACCCGGCCAGCAGCCGGAACGCCTCGACGATGTTCGCGATGGGATAGACCTCCATCCCCTCGACGACGGCGGCCTCCGGCGCGTTCTCGGCCGGCACGAGCACCCCCCGCTTCCCCTCCTGACGCGCCCGCAGGGTCATCGGCAGCACCCCGCTGACCGGCCGCACCGTGCCGTCGAGCGCCAGCTCGCCCGTGATGAAGTAGCGGTCCAGCCGCGCGGGGTCGAAATGGTCGCCGCCGGCCGCCAGAAGCCCCAGGGCGATCGGCAGGTCGAGCGAGGCCCCCTCCTTGCGCACGTCGGCCGGCGCCAGGTTGATCGTGATGGCCCCGCGCGGCACCGGCAGCGCGGTGTTCTTCAGCGCCGCCCAGATCCGGTCGCGGCACTCCCGCACCGCTCCGGCCGGCAACCCTACCACCGTGTAGGACGGCAACCCCTGATCAATGTGCGTCTCGATCTCGATGGGCAACGCATCCACCCCGAGGGTGGTGCTGCTCCAGACGTGCGACAACATAGCCCATGCGTCCGATGTCTCAGGCTCCACCTTTAAGACACCGAACGGCCCGGAATCTAACCCCCGCCCGAAATTTTTTCGGGAACCCACCGCCCGGCCTCCTCTCACCCTACCCGGCGACGTCCTCCTCGGAGAGCAGTGTCAGGGCGTCGCGCTCGACGAGCACCGGCCCGTTGTAGCGCCCCCGGCGCGGGCCGTTTTCGAGGTTCAGCACGCCGCGCGGACAGACCGCCGAACAGATGCCGCACCCGACGCATGAAGCCCGGATGACGTTCTGCCCGCGCTGGGCGTACCATCGCACGTCGATCCCCATCTCGCAGTACGCCGAGCAGTTGCCGCACGAGATGCACTGCCCGCCGTTGGTGGTGATCCGGAAGCGGGAAAAGTATTTCTGAAAGAGCCCCAGGATCGCGGCCATCGGGCAGCCGAAGCGGCACCAGACGCGCGAGCCCATGACCGGGTAAAAGCCCACCCCGATGACCCCGGCAAAAACGGCACCGATCAGGAAACCATAGGCCCGCGCGTAGGCCTGCGACAGCCCCCCGAAGATCGCCCCTTCCGTGGCCGAGTTGATCCACAGCAGCGCCGTCGTCACCACCACGAAGACCAGGACGCCATGGACCATCCACCGCTCGATCTGCCAGGCCTTGAGCGATTTGTCCGAGAGGTGCCGCCAGGGATCGCCGAACGTCTCGGCCAGCCCGCCGCAACCGCACACCCACGAGCAGTACCACCGTTTCCCGAAGAAATACGTCAGGATCGGGGTGGCAACGAACGAGAGCACTACCCCCCAGAACACCATAAAGACCCCCAGACCACCCGGGTGTGCCATCAACCACCCCACATCCGAGGGCCAGAGGTACGAGTACTTGAGCGGCCAGAAATAGCTGAAATAGAACTCGGGCTGGTTGAGCACGACCAGGATCGCCGGGATCAGGTAGGCAAAGACGAGCTGGAAGAACATCACCGAGAGGGTGCGCAGGACCTGATACCGGCTGTGACGGTACCGGTAGAGAGCCCGCACGCCCATGACGAGCACGGCCAGCGTGTAGAAAGTGCCGTAGAGGAACCACTGGTCCGCCGGACCGCCGCGCAGCAGGTGGCTCAGCGGATCCACGGTGCGGATGAGTCCTTCGAGGGCGCCGGGAAACCAGTAGAGCAGCACGTAGAAACCGGTAAAGACGATCCCCAGCAGCCACCCGACGGCGCCGCGGGCCGTCGTCGCCGAGTGCATCAGCCCGTCGTTGCGGATGCCGGCCGGGTGCCCCGCGTACCGTGCCCGGAAGTAGAGCAACCCGCCCAGGCAGGTAAGCCCGATGCCCCAGGCAAAGAAGAAAACCGGCGCCAGACTGCCCGCCCCCGTTGCCGCCGCGAGCAACCCCAGCAACCCCGCACCGAAGAGCACCAGCCCGGTGCGCGCGCCCTTCGAGAGACGGGTCGTCGGGGCGGCCAGGCTCCGGGTATAGTACAACACCAGCCCGAAGACCAGCACCAGCAGCCCGGCGACGAACGCCTTCACGGGCGAGATGGGACCGGCTCCGAACGCCGCCACGACGAAAAGCAGCAGCCCGAAACCGGCCAGCGCCATGCCCACCTTCTGCCCGCTGGTGAGCAACGCGCCCCCCTCGCCCAGCGCAAGGCTGCGGTCATACCGGTCCGAATAGACCGGCACCTCCGGTTCTACGTGGTTAACGAGGCCCATAGCCCTTTCTTTTTCTTCAACCTGACGGCCCGGTCCGGATACCGGGCATTGTATTGCGCGACGAGTTCCCGCTCGTACCGTGCGAAGAATTCGGGGTCGAAGTTGGCCGCCCCGAGGTGCGCGAGCACGTACGGCATCGGGCGCCGCTGCCGGATCCACCCGGCACAGACCTCGTGCCGGTAGCGCACGCCCATCAGGTTGAACCCGAGGACCCGGTGGTCGTCACGCCGGAAGTTGATCCGGATGCTTTTGTCTCCCGAAGGATGCTGCCAGAAGAGCGTCTCCTCGCCCTCGCGGGGTACCGGTGCCACGTCGCCGTAGGTCTGGTATTCGATGTCGAAGAACTTGGCACTGTTGAAGAAGACGCCGGGACGGTACGGGGTGCGCTCGCCGCAGAGCGTCCGGGCCAGCGTGTAGCCGTGCATCCGGCCCGTGTACCAGAGCTGTTCGATCCGCTTGCGTCCCGGCGGTGGCTCCCGAAACTCGGCGCAATCGCCGGCCGCGTAGACGCCGGGGACATTCGTCTCGAAGTACGTGTTGACCAGGATGCCCCGGTTCGTCTCGATGCCGGAACCCTCGGTCACATCCACGTTCGGGTGAACACCGACGGCGAGCCCGACGAAGCGACAGGGGATCTCCTCACCGCCCGTGGTGACGACGGCCCGTACGCGTCCCGCCTCGTCCGGAAGGATCTCCCGGAGTTCGGTCGAGAGCCGCAGGTCGATCCCGTGCCGGCACAGGTGCCGGTTCACCATCTCGGACTCCTCGGGCGGCAGGAGGTAATCCATATAACTGCGCTCCCGTACCAGGAACGTTACCTGGATGCCCCGGCTGTGGAGCATCTCCGCCATTTCGACCCCGATCAGCCCGCCGCCCACGACCACGGCCCGCTCGATCCCGCGGGTGTTCCGCTCCATCCGCTCCAGGTCCTGCAGGCCGTAGAGCCCCTGTACCCCGTCGAGGTCCTCCCCCGGCCATCCGAACCGGTTCGACTTCGAGCCGGTGGCCAGCACCAGCCTGTCGTAGTGCAGGGTGTTGCCCGAACTCAGGTGAAGCCGCCGGGCCTCCGTGTCGATCGACCGGACGTAATCCCGCAGCAGCTCGATGTCGTTCCGCTCCCAGAATCCGTCATCATACGGCTTCGTCTGGGCGTACGTCAGATGGCCCATGTAGAGGTACATGAGCGCCGGGCGGGAGTAGAAATGGTCGGATTCGGCCGAGATCACCGTGATGCGGTGGTTGCTCCATTTTCGCACGAAGCGCGCCGTGGTAATACCGGTGATGCCGTTGCCGACGATGACGATGTGGGTTCGCTGCATGGCACGTTGTGCGCGGGTTCAAGCGTCCGTCTCCAAAGCCTGCAAGACGTTACAGCGGGACAGGGCGGGGACGGCTTGCTTTTCGCATGGTCCCCCGGTAGTTTCGGCTGGATCTTCGTTTTCCTCCTTCACCTGGCGTGCAGGCGCTTCCCGGCCATGATTTTCGGTATCACCGGCAATACCCGCAAGGAGCAGCTGTGGCGTCCCGTTGCCGGGCTGCTTGCGTGGATGCAGGCCCGGCAGCTCCGCTTTTGCCTGCACCCGGCCGTGGCCGAAGGGTTGCAGGCACGGGGACTGCTGGAGGCCGGCGTGTGCAAGGCCCACACCTCCGCCGACCTGGCCGGTGATGCCGACGTGGTGCTGTCCTTCGGTGGAGACGGCACGCTGCTCAATACGGCGCACGAGGTGGGGCGCCACGGCACCCCGATCCTGGGCGTCAACATCGGGCGGCTGGGTTTTCTGGCGGACGTCGAGGTAGGGCACGTCCGGGAAACCGTCGAACGCCTGCTCCGGGGAGAATACCGCCTCGAAGCGAGAATGGTCCTCGAAGCCGAGGCGGACAACGGGACGGCACTCGAAGGCCGGTGGGCACTCAACGAGTTCGTGCTCCTGCGCCGGGGCGAGACCGGCATGGTCTCCATCGAGGTGAAGGTGGACGGCGTGCCGCTCAACACGTACTGGGCCGACGGCCTCATCATCGCCACCCCCACCGGCTCGACGGCCTATTCACTCTCGGTGGGTGGGCCGATCCTGGTGCCCGGATGCGGGTCGGTGGTCCTCACGCCCATTGCCCCGCACGCGCTCACGGCCCGCCCCATCGTCCTGCCGGACACGGTGCGCATCGAGGCCCGCGTCCTGAACGAGGACCAGCCCTACGTTTTCACGGCCGACGGCACGAGCACCGTCCTGTCCGGCCCCTCGATCCGGCTCACCATCCGCCGGGCCGCCCACACGGTCAACCTGATCAAACTCCCCGAACAGCATTTCTTCCAGAACCTGCGGAGCAAGCTCATGTGGGGCGCCCGGAAAGAGTAGGCGGGTTCGGCCCGCCCGCACCTGAACGGGAAGGGCTTTGCGGCGCTCGCCCGCCCTTTCATAAACTCGTCGTGAAACCGGCGAAGCCATAGAACGTTTGTTGACAGAGCAACAGGTCCCACAGTATATTGGCCGCCCTTCCGGGTCAGGTAGCTCAGTTGGTAGAGCACAGGACTGAAAATCCTGGTGTCGGGGGTTCGATTCCCTCCCTGACCACACCAAAATCTCAAAATTCGTTCATTGCATCCGCTTCAGGGCCTGCGTATCTTGCGGGCCTGTTCAAAAGCACGGTCCGGTAGTTCAGTTTGGTTAGAACGCCGGCCTGTCACGCCGGAGGTCGCGGGTTCGAGTCCCGTCCGGACCGCTCCGTGCTCCTCGTAAGCGCTGCAAAACGCGTACGTTACGAGAACGACAAAGACGCCGGTCGTGCACGTTGTGTGCACCGACCCGCACTTTTCAAGGCCGTCCCGGCAAAAGCCAGGGCGGCCTTTTTTGCGCGGGTCGGGCGGCCTCCCCCCTGGATGTGCATGCGCGCGCATAAGTGCCGCGGTTGTGCAGCCGCACGCCACAGCGCCGGCGGTGCGGGTGCGGAGGTGAGCCCGGTCATTCAGGCAAAGACCGGCGCCTCCCATTAACGAGGCCCCCCCCCATCAGCCTGATCACAAGCCGCCTCCCGCTGAGCTATCCGCTCACCCGGGCTGCGGGCGAGGCGTTGCCGCCGGTTCAAGGCGACCACGGACTCGAAGCAACAGCAGCCAGCACGCCCCGGGATCGGCCGCGGCAGGCCGGATGCACGTGCACGACGAACCGTCGGGGCGACTTAACCTCTAGCGGGTGCAACCACATTCTTCCTGGCAATGGACGAACCCCGGCACCCGATCGACCCGGCGGGGAGCACCTGAGCGTGCCGGAAAACAGGCTTGGAGAACAGCGGACGAAAAGCTATCATGAGAGCAGTAAATTCGGGAGGTTTGACCGGCACCCCATCATCACTCTGGCGAGCGAGGATCAGCCGACCACGACTTTCCGGTTTGCGTTCAAATGGACAAAGTCGAGAGGCTATTGGCCATGCCCGTTACGATTCGCGACGTGGCACGTGCCGCCGGAGTCTCACCGAGCACGGTGTCACGCGCCTTCAATAACAGTCCCCTCGTCAAACCCGAGACGCGGGAGCACGTCCTCCGCATCGCCGCCAAGATGCGGTACGTCCCGAACGCCACCGCCCGGAACCTGACACTCCAGAAAACGGAGGTGCTGGGTCTCATCCTGCCCAAGCCGCGCGAGGAATTCTATCTGGAACTCATCCGCGGCACCGACGAGGCCGCCTCGCAGGCCGGGTACAAGCTGCTCATCTCAAGCACGAACAACCGGCTCGAGGACGTCGTGGGCGCGCTCCAGACCATGCACGGCATGGTCGACGGGCTGTTGATCAACTCCCCGCATCACGACGTGGCGACGCTGTCGCACCTGCTGCCGGAAGATCTTCCGGTGGTGTTCCTGCAGTCCGCCATAGACGACGAACCGTTCGATTGCTTCCGGATCGCCAACCGCCGGGGCGCCTACCTTGCTGTCAAACACCTGATCGACCTGGGTCACCGGCAGATCGCTCTGATCAAGAGTGAAGAACAGAACTTCGAGACCCGTGAACGCCTGCAGGGATGCTACGACGCGTTTCGCGAAGCCGGCATCACACCCGAGCCCACGTTCGAATTCACCGGCACCTTTACCCAGGAGAGCGGCTACAGGGCCGGCGTGGAATTCCTGAAGCTCGACCGTCGCCCCACCGCCATCTTTGCGTTCGACGACCACATGGCCATCGGCGCCCTCCGGGCGATACGGGAGGCGGGCCTCTCGGTGCCGGACGACGTGGCAATCATCGGGTTCGACGACGTGATGAGCGCCCGCCTGGCCATCCCCCCCCTTTCTTCCGTCCGCGTGCCCGTACGCGACATGGGAGCGCAGGCAGTCTATCGCCTGATCGAACTCCTCGACACCTGGGACCACCGGACGCCCGAGACGATCGAGCTACCGGCCGAACTGGTGATCCGAGCCAGCACCGCAGGAAACTGACCCGAACCCTCCACGCGCCCAAAGCACGCACTCCCCCGGCACGTGACACCCCCGGACACAACTATCGCCACGTCTCGACATGGGAAGCTCGCTCCGCGTCGAGTCCCAGCGCGGCGGCGCCGAGAATGGCGATGTGATCATTGGCCGAAACCTCGATCCTGATCTGCTGCAGCGAG
This window contains:
- a CDS encoding YifB family Mg chelatase-like AAA ATPase, with the protein product MLSHVWSSTTLGVDALPIEIETHIDQGLPSYTVVGLPAGAVRECRDRIWAALKNTALPVPRGAITINLAPADVRKEGASLDLPIALGLLAAGGDHFDPARLDRYFITGELALDGTVRPVSGVLPMTLRARQEGKRGVLVPAENAPEAAVVEGMEVYPIANIVEAFRLLAGYDTAPKPFRRDLRRLFEEARRETVDFADVRGQENVKRALEVAAAGGHNVIMIGPPGAGKTMLARRLPTILPPLSPDEALETTKIHSVGGKLRGGHGLIATRPFRAPHHTISDAGLCGGGAHPRPGEISLAHNGVLFLDELPEFKRQVLEVLRQPLEDGCITISRAQLSVEYPARFMLVASMNPCPCGHLNDPHRACVCAPPQVQRYLAKISGPLMDRIDLHIEVTPVPFEELSRRGEGEPSAAVRARVVAARERQAARFAGEPGVYCNAQMGSRLVRRYCKTKKEGQQLLRLAIERLGLSARAYDRILKVARTIADLAGAEDIGPEHLSEAIQYRSLDRGWWHG
- a CDS encoding 4Fe-4S binding protein, which produces MGLVNHVEPEVPVYSDRYDRSLALGEGGALLTSGQKVGMALAGFGLLLFVVAAFGAGPISPVKAFVAGLLVLVFGLVLYYTRSLAAPTTRLSKGARTGLVLFGAGLLGLLAAATGAGSLAPVFFFAWGIGLTCLGGLLYFRARYAGHPAGIRNDGLMHSATTARGAVGWLLGIVFTGFYVLLYWFPGALEGLIRTVDPLSHLLRGGPADQWFLYGTFYTLAVLVMGVRALYRYRHSRYQVLRTLSVMFFQLVFAYLIPAILVVLNQPEFYFSYFWPLKYSYLWPSDVGWLMAHPGGLGVFMVFWGVVLSFVATPILTYFFGKRWYCSWVCGCGGLAETFGDPWRHLSDKSLKAWQIERWMVHGVLVFVVVTTALLWINSATEGAIFGGLSQAYARAYGFLIGAVFAGVIGVGFYPVMGSRVWCRFGCPMAAILGLFQKYFSRFRITTNGGQCISCGNCSAYCEMGIDVRWYAQRGQNVIRASCVGCGICSAVCPRGVLNLENGPRRGRYNGPVLVERDALTLLSEEDVAG
- a CDS encoding NAD(P)/FAD-dependent oxidoreductase: MQRTHIVIVGNGITGITTARFVRKWSNHRITVISAESDHFYSRPALMYLYMGHLTYAQTKPYDDGFWERNDIELLRDYVRSIDTEARRLHLSSGNTLHYDRLVLATGSKSNRFGWPGEDLDGVQGLYGLQDLERMERNTRGIERAVVVGGGLIGVEMAEMLHSRGIQVTFLVRERSYMDYLLPPEESEMVNRHLCRHGIDLRLSTELREILPDEAGRVRAVVTTGGEEIPCRFVGLAVGVHPNVDVTEGSGIETNRGILVNTYFETNVPGVYAAGDCAEFREPPPGRKRIEQLWYTGRMHGYTLARTLCGERTPYRPGVFFNSAKFFDIEYQTYGDVAPVPREGEETLFWQHPSGDKSIRINFRRDDHRVLGFNLMGVRYRHEVCAGWIRQRRPMPYVLAHLGAANFDPEFFARYERELVAQYNARYPDRAVRLKKKKGLWASLTT
- a CDS encoding NAD(+)/NADH kinase; the encoded protein is MIFGITGNTRKEQLWRPVAGLLAWMQARQLRFCLHPAVAEGLQARGLLEAGVCKAHTSADLAGDADVVLSFGGDGTLLNTAHEVGRHGTPILGVNIGRLGFLADVEVGHVRETVERLLRGEYRLEARMVLEAEADNGTALEGRWALNEFVLLRRGETGMVSIEVKVDGVPLNTYWADGLIIATPTGSTAYSLSVGGPILVPGCGSVVLTPIAPHALTARPIVLPDTVRIEARVLNEDQPYVFTADGTSTVLSGPSIRLTIRRAAHTVNLIKLPEQHFFQNLRSKLMWGARKE
- a CDS encoding LacI family DNA-binding transcriptional regulator, yielding MPVTIRDVARAAGVSPSTVSRAFNNSPLVKPETREHVLRIAAKMRYVPNATARNLTLQKTEVLGLILPKPREEFYLELIRGTDEAASQAGYKLLISSTNNRLEDVVGALQTMHGMVDGLLINSPHHDVATLSHLLPEDLPVVFLQSAIDDEPFDCFRIANRRGAYLAVKHLIDLGHRQIALIKSEEQNFETRERLQGCYDAFREAGITPEPTFEFTGTFTQESGYRAGVEFLKLDRRPTAIFAFDDHMAIGALRAIREAGLSVPDDVAIIGFDDVMSARLAIPPLSSVRVPVRDMGAQAVYRLIELLDTWDHRTPETIELPAELVIRASTAGN